Below is a window of Mucilaginibacter sp. PAMC 26640 DNA.
TGAGCACACTGCGGTTGCGAAAAGTAATGATATAGCTAAAGATGCTCTCATTATCAGTTCGTTTATACTGCTCATCAAAAAAGTAAGTGGAGGAGAATTGTACACCATGGCTCAGCACCGAACCTGCCTTAGGAAAAAAGTTATGCAGGATCAGCGGACTCAGCTTGTTATACCCTACCCTCGGTACATAACCCACCTCTGCATTATAATTATGGCCAACATACTGCTGTTGCAGGTACAGCGTCCAGTATTTACTGAGGTATTGCAGGTTTGCCGCCTGTACATAATCGTGCCCGGTAAGGCCCGGAGAAAAAGATTTTAGTCCGAGGAATTTGCCGGTCCATAAGTTGTTGGATGATGCCAGGTTATACTCCAGGCCAATGTTTCGGTTATACCCCGGTGCTGCATTGCCCGCGTTAGGCGCACTGCCCGTTGCATCTTTATTAATAAACATAATGCCGATGTTTGATCTGGAGAACACCCGCCTTTGCAGCGTAACCACACCAAAATTTTGCCCCGGCAAGTTGCTGGTGCCCGATTGGCCGGTTTGCACATCCATTACCCCTACCCGCCAGTTCTTATCTATTTTCCCAGTCATCCGCGTGCCAAAACGGATAGGTGCATTTAAGCCGATCCTCCGTGAAAAGAAAGGGCGGATATCGGCATAACCGAAGTTGGCAAACAAGTCGCCATTCTCTAAAAAGAACTGCCGTTTCTCTGGAAAAAAAAGTTCGTAACGGTTGAGGTTGATCACCTGCTGATCCACATCCACCTGCGAAAAGTCGGGATTAACGGTTAAATCCAGATTGAGCGATGAGGTGAGGGCCACCTTTACATCGCCGCCTATAGCCTTTCGCCAGGCAGTTGGCGTTTTATTCTGATAGTCTTTTGTGATACCACCCAGCACATACGGGATGATGGAGACATTGCTGCTGGCAACAGGCGGCTCTTCATCCCAAACCAGTGTGCCGGAATAAGCAAGCGAGGCCGTAGGAAATTGCCTTGGTACGGGTGCCCAGCTGGATTTTTCGGTTGTCTTCAGGTCGTTGCGGCTAAAGTTGATCCCCCACTCGCGAATCCCTTTTTTATAACGAATACTTTTGAAGGGAATAGCTGCTTCAAACACATAGCGGTTGGGGTAATTGCGAACCACGGACGTCCATTTATTATCCCAGCTCAAATCCACCTTACCACCTTCGTACATCGTGCCGTCCCATTGGGCACCTGCTGCATTTGCACCGAAGCTAAAGCCATCGGTACGGGCATCAAAGGGATCCATAAACAGCAGGAAGTTATCGTTCTTTACAAAGCTAAAATCGCGCTTTAGGGATTCCACCATATTTTGGCCGGGCAGGCCGTTGTAGCAAATGGCAATCAGATAGAGATTATTGCTATCATAACTCATCCGCACCACGGTGCGCACTTTGGCATAGCTGGTATCCATCGGGAACACCATATAAAAACTGGCGGCCGAATCGGTGCGCTGCCATTCGGCATCATCTGCTATCCCATCTATTTTAATTGGCGTAAGCGCCCGCTTGATATGATATTGGTAAGCTGCGTTCTTTTTTTGTGCCGAGGCCCAATGGCCAAGCACGCAAAAGCAAAGCAGCAGCAAGGTGAGTTTTACTGTTGGCAAAGTATGAGATGCTGTAATTTAGTTGACGGGGTATCTGCAACAATAATATAAATATTATGGCAGATAATGATGAATTAATATGGGATGAGTTTACTCACCCCGACATCGCTATCGCTCGTCACCCCTGTCTACTTTGTAGAGAGGGGAAGAATTATGCTACCCTCTCTTTGCGTAGCGAGAGGGGGCAGGGGGTGAGTATACGCTGGTTGCGAATCTTTCCCTACATTTATCCCATGGAAAACAACCTGCAGCAGCTATATGGCCATATAGATATTTACCTGTTCGACCAGTTACTAAAAGGCCGGTTCAACGATTGTAAAAAGGTACTGGATGCGGGTTGCGGCGGCGGGCGTAACCTGGTCTATTTCCTGCAAAACGGGTTCGACGTATTCGGCATCGACCCCAACCCGGATGCCGTTGCTGCTGCGCAAGCGCTAGCCAACGAATTAGCACCAGGCAAACCTGCAACTAATTTTATCACTTGCAGTGCAGAAAACATGCCTTTTGAAGATGCAGCTTTCGATCTGGTGATCTGCAACGCGGTACTACACTTCGCAAACGACAGTAATCACTTTGATGCCATGCTGCGGGGCATGTGGCGGGTACTGAAACCTGGTGGCTATTTTTTTGCCCGGCTCGCATCAGATATCGGCATTGAAAGTTTAGTGATCCCATTAGGCAACAGCCGTTACGTGCTACCCGATGGAACGGAGTGGTTCCTGGTAAACGAACAAATTTTAATGGAATATACCGGAGACCTGAACGGCGAATTATACGAGCCGATAAAAACCACCAATGTGCAGAATATGAGATGTATGACCACCTGGTGTATGAGTAAGGGCACAACTCCTGCAGTTAAAGAGGCAGGGGCAATTGAAAAAAATGCTTTTTGATACCCCTCGATGTTACCAACGTCAATGCTTTACAAGCGGTTAACCTGGCTTATGCCTTCTTTAGCCCCGACAGATCACACTCCAGGTCTTTATCCCAATTGCCGGTGCTTGCCGCCGCGTTATAAGTGGACTGCATAAATTTCATCAAGGTTTCTTCGGGATGATCTGATTGCTGCACCACTTCATACAGCAAAAAGTACTCACCCATCTCGCTGCTGTAAAACGCCTCCGCTGGCTGCACTTCCTGTTTGCTAAACGCTTCTGGTGTTGGGTAACAGTACGAATAGAACGCAGGCTGCGGAAAAGCCTCGCTGCCGGGCCAGAAGCCACAAGAGCTCACTTCGTGTGAGTAGGCTTCCTGCATGACCTCTGCAGGAATATTGGGCGCTCCACCCGGGTGCTGAGGAGCCAGCTTGCCCGAAAACCGGGTGACAGCCAGGTCAAACGCGCCCCAAAAGAAATGTACCGGACTGCACTTGCCCACAAACCCTGCCCTGAAATCAGTAAACACATTATGCACGCTTATCAATGCCTGCCAAAAATTATGAATAATATCCGCATCGTAATGGCATGGCGTGTGGTTTTCTGTAAAAGGTACAGCGGTTGGGAGTTCGTTAGGTACCGCGTAGATTTCCACTTCAATACCAGCTGCATCGAGGTTATCCATCAATTGCGTATAAAACAGCGATATGGTTTCAGCCCCAAAAGGGAAGGATCTGTCATTACCCGTACTGGTGATGATATCCACCTGGTGCTTCCTGAAATTTAAATTAATCTCGAACACCCCACCCTCATAAGGTATGCTGCCGGTAGTTAAACCGGTGGCGCTTACATATAACGTTACCTGCCAGCTATGGTTGATCCAAGGCATTTTTTTGAGGCGCACTTTGCCGATCATCTGCGTCCACAGGTGAACGGTGGCAATGCTGTCTTTAAGATAATGAAAATCAAGTTTCGGCCAGGCTTGGGTAGATGGATTGCGCATATGTAAATATACAAGCATTAACAATTGAAGAGTGTTTTACTGCAGATAAATTAATATAGAAAATGTATTCAACGTCGGAGGGATCGATACCGTTCAACCATCGCTTGCCGATCTTCGCAATAAGGAATTTATTAAACATCAAAAACATGCCTAAACGTGCCCGAGACCCGAAGTTTGCGGTTGGCAGTTTGCAGTAAACGAACGCCTCAAAGCGCTTTCCTGACCTTAAACCGTGTTCCGTCCCCTAAATGGGACGGCAATGAAGCTGCATTTCGCACAAGATATATTATCTTCCAGACGCAACAAAAAAAGCGACAGGCTCTCCAACCTGTCGCTTCTGAAAACAAAAAATACACTTTAAAATGGACGTCGCGGGTAGATTCGAACTACCGTATCAGGTTTTGCAGACCCACACCTATCCTCTCGGCCACGCGACTTTATTTAGCCCTTACTTATTTATTAGGCTGTGGTGTTGTACGTAAGTAGGGTTTAATCACCTTATGCCCCTTAGGGAACTTAGCCGCAATATCCTCTGT
It encodes the following:
- a CDS encoding hydrolase, whose amino-acid sequence is MPTVKLTLLLLCFCVLGHWASAQKKNAAYQYHIKRALTPIKIDGIADDAEWQRTDSAASFYMVFPMDTSYAKVRTVVRMSYDSNNLYLIAICYNGLPGQNMVESLKRDFSFVKNDNFLLFMDPFDARTDGFSFGANAAGAQWDGTMYEGGKVDLSWDNKWTSVVRNYPNRYVFEAAIPFKSIRYKKGIREWGINFSRNDLKTTEKSSWAPVPRQFPTASLAYSGTLVWDEEPPVASSNVSIIPYVLGGITKDYQNKTPTAWRKAIGGDVKVALTSSLNLDLTVNPDFSQVDVDQQVINLNRYELFFPEKRQFFLENGDLFANFGYADIRPFFSRRIGLNAPIRFGTRMTGKIDKNWRVGVMDVQTGQSGTSNLPGQNFGVVTLQRRVFSRSNIGIMFINKDATGSAPNAGNAAPGYNRNIGLEYNLASSNNLWTGKFLGLKSFSPGLTGHDYVQAANLQYLSKYWTLYLQQQYVGHNYNAEVGYVPRVGYNKLSPLILHNFFPKAGSVLSHGVQFSSTYFFDEQYKRTDNESIFSYIITFRNRSVLTFSGLDTYVKLLRPFDPTNTGKALLPLGFKNHWNTGDVQFASKPQSVLTYLFEAAYGGYYDDGTRLGLTGQIGYRFQPYVNLTVNLTYNDLHLPQPYGRNRFWLIGPRADVTFTNNLYFTTFVQYNEQARNMNINTRLQWRYRPASDFFIVYGDNAIPSPFMVKNRQLTVKWTYWWNI
- a CDS encoding methyltransferase type 11; the protein is MENNLQQLYGHIDIYLFDQLLKGRFNDCKKVLDAGCGGGRNLVYFLQNGFDVFGIDPNPDAVAAAQALANELAPGKPATNFITCSAENMPFEDAAFDLVICNAVLHFANDSNHFDAMLRGMWRVLKPGGYFFARLASDIGIESLVIPLGNSRYVLPDGTEWFLVNEQILMEYTGDLNGELYEPIKTTNVQNMRCMTTWCMSKGTTPAVKEAGAIEKNAF